A portion of the Blautia hansenii DSM 20583 genome contains these proteins:
- a CDS encoding sensor histidine kinase, producing MEKNRKWQTAGEVWKENAEFFVALLFFDCFSFLCLWLLDNRKSGKLAAIFVLFTGVIFVFLFLNKLKKKKKKFLYFQELLSDRNHLNRELNTDVLSFEEKWIIEKLREKIEDIEVEKKDKVLALQQQQEYVETWVHEIKTPISWLTLMLENREDEMSPKVYQKLQYMNVQLQEYVSQILYFSRLSYEHKREVMEWVSLRECIGYVLEEYEYLLTENGISIAKDLKIKEIFTDRKNLEFILSQAVSNSIQYRKEEKGQIIFSSYENGEKLCLCIEDNGKGVSEVDLPFVFEKGFTGSNGQENKKSTGIGLYLVKKLAENMKLICSAKNREAGGFRLIIEFPKVEKEEIV from the coding sequence ATGGAGAAGAATAGAAAATGGCAGACGGCAGGAGAAGTGTGGAAGGAAAACGCAGAGTTCTTTGTTGCTCTTCTGTTTTTCGATTGTTTTTCTTTTCTTTGCCTTTGGCTGCTGGATAACAGAAAAAGTGGAAAGCTGGCAGCTATATTTGTGCTTTTTACAGGTGTGATTTTTGTATTTCTTTTTCTGAATAAACTAAAAAAGAAAAAGAAAAAATTTCTTTATTTTCAAGAGCTTCTCAGTGACAGAAATCATCTGAACAGAGAATTAAACACAGACGTATTATCTTTTGAAGAAAAGTGGATAATAGAAAAATTAAGAGAAAAAATAGAGGATATTGAAGTAGAAAAGAAGGACAAGGTGCTGGCGCTTCAGCAGCAGCAGGAATATGTAGAAACATGGGTGCACGAAATAAAGACGCCCATATCATGGCTTACGCTGATGCTGGAAAACCGTGAAGACGAAATGAGTCCCAAGGTTTATCAGAAGCTGCAATATATGAATGTGCAGTTACAGGAATATGTATCCCAGATTTTGTATTTTTCCCGTCTGTCGTATGAACATAAAAGAGAGGTTATGGAGTGGGTAAGCCTTCGGGAATGTATAGGGTACGTGCTGGAGGAATACGAATATTTATTGACAGAAAATGGAATTTCCATAGCAAAGGACTTAAAAATCAAAGAAATTTTTACGGACAGGAAAAATTTGGAGTTTATATTATCTCAGGCTGTGAGCAATAGTATTCAATATAGAAAAGAAGAAAAGGGACAGATTATTTTTTCCTCTTATGAAAATGGGGAAAAGCTTTGTCTTTGTATAGAAGATAACGGAAAAGGAGTTTCCGAGGTGGATTTGCCTTTTGTTTTTGAAAAGGGATTTACCGGAAGCAACGGGCAGGAAAATAAGAAATCTACGGGAATAGGACTGTATCTGGTGAAAAAACTGGCAGAAAATATGAAGCTTATATGCAGCGCAAAGAACAGAGAAGCAGGTGGATTTCGGCTGATAATCGAATTCCCCAAGGTGGAAAAGGAGGAGATTGTATGA
- a CDS encoding CorA family divalent cation transporter, with product MKISFMTKEEFLTSLSEYPYKKLFVKSLEEAAYCKTEFFSEGMFGILKIPDKRNLQGKFLIAAYYVKKGAIIFLDEDKVIHPVLEKRKELEDIEEGQELGILLTVLNGLIEDEVPYLQKIEEKITELEDILIVQPPRDFPEVLMRFRRAMTRLHGFYVQLLDVIEEIQGNLGERLSEEDETGWKMLASRVSRLHGYTENIRENLLQLHELYQAQIDISQNEIMTILTIVTTVFLPLSLLAGWYGMNFPNMPLLNWKYGYLTVIFITLIIIAVEVRYFRKKGYLKKRRKM from the coding sequence ATGAAGATAAGCTTTATGACGAAAGAAGAGTTTCTCACTTCTTTGTCAGAATATCCGTATAAAAAGCTTTTTGTTAAGAGCTTGGAGGAAGCGGCATATTGCAAAACAGAATTTTTCTCAGAGGGTATGTTTGGAATTTTGAAAATACCGGATAAAAGAAATCTTCAGGGGAAGTTTTTGATTGCAGCATATTATGTGAAAAAGGGAGCGATTATCTTTTTAGATGAAGATAAGGTTATTCATCCTGTGCTGGAAAAGCGAAAGGAACTGGAAGATATAGAGGAAGGTCAGGAGCTGGGAATACTTCTTACGGTTTTAAACGGACTTATTGAGGACGAAGTACCTTATCTGCAAAAGATAGAGGAGAAAATTACAGAACTGGAAGATATTTTAATTGTTCAGCCGCCCAGAGATTTTCCCGAGGTTTTAATGAGGTTTCGCAGAGCCATGACACGTCTTCACGGGTTTTATGTGCAGCTTTTGGATGTGATAGAAGAAATACAGGGGAATTTAGGTGAGCGCTTGTCAGAGGAAGATGAAACAGGATGGAAAATGCTGGCGAGCCGTGTATCTCGCTTGCATGGATATACAGAGAATATTCGGGAAAATCTTTTGCAGCTGCATGAACTATATCAGGCGCAGATTGATATTTCTCAAAATGAGATTATGACTATTTTAACCATTGTAACTACGGTATTTCTGCCATTGTCCCTGCTGGCAGGCTGGTATGGCATGAACTTTCCCAATATGCCTCTTTTAAATTGGAAATACGGATATCTTACAGTGATTTTCATTACCCTTATAATTATTGCAGTGGAGGTGCGTTACTTCAGAAAGAAAGGATATTTGAAAAAGCGCAGAAAAATGTAA